A DNA window from Brassica napus cultivar Da-Ae chromosome A4, Da-Ae, whole genome shotgun sequence contains the following coding sequences:
- the LOC106420608 gene encoding dihydroceramide fatty acyl 2-hydroxylase FAH1 → MVAQGFTVDLDKPLAFQVGHLGEAYDEWVHQPIVTKEGPRFFHNDFWEFLTLTVWWAVPVIWLPVVVWCISMSGSMGCSFPEVVSLVALGIFIWTFIEYCLHRFLFHMKTKSYWGNTAHYLIHGYHHKHPMDHLRLVFPPALTAIMCFPLWNLAKLIATPSAAPALFGGGLFGYVMYDLTHYYLHHANPTIPVTKNLKKSHLNHHFRIQDKGYGVTSSLWDIVFGTLPTTKALKREQQKY, encoded by the exons ATGGTTGCTCAAGGGTTCACTGTGGATCTTGACAAGCCCCTTGCTTTCCAG GTTGGTCATCTCGGAGAAGCTTACGACGAATGGGTTCACCAACCTATTGTAACAAAGGAAGGCCCTCGGTTTTTCCATAATGACTTTTGGGAg TTCTTGACCCTTACAGTTTGGTGGGCGGTTCCTGTCATTTGGTTGCCAGTTGTTGTCTGGTGCATCTCCATGTCAGGAAGCATGGGCTGTTCATTCCCAGAAGTTGTCTCATTGGTTGCCTTGGGAATATTTATCTGGACTTTTATAGAATACTGTCTTCACCGTTTCCTTTTCCACATGAAGACCAAGAGTTACTG GGGAAACACGGCACACTATCTTATCCACGGATACCATCACAAGCACCCAATGGACCACCTTCGACTCGTCTTTCCTCCTGCCTTAACAGCTATTATGTGCTTTCCT CTCTGGAACCTTGCGAAGCTAATCGCAACTCCTTCAGCTGCACCTGCATTGTTTGGAGGCGGCCTGTTCGGCTATGTGATGTACGATCTTACTCACTACTACCTTCACCATGCCAACCCAACTATACCAGTAACCAAAAACCTCAAG AAATCCCATTTGAACCATCACTTCAGGATTCAGGACAAGGGATATGGAGTAACTTCGTCGCTATGGGACATAGTGTTTGGTACACTTCCCACCACAAAAGCTCTCAAAAGAGAGCAACAAAAGTACTAA